The proteins below are encoded in one region of Triticum aestivum cultivar Chinese Spring chromosome 1B, IWGSC CS RefSeq v2.1, whole genome shotgun sequence:
- the LOC123077888 gene encoding oxysterol-binding protein-related protein 1C, protein MEAPQEEAGHGDTGSGISGVLYKWVNYGRGWRPRWFALSDGVLSYYKIHGPDRIDLSRDTDRGAKVIGEDSLRRLARPSFASAPHSNGHGHHQTPRKPLGEIHLKVSTVRERRSDDRRFSIFSGTKRLHLRAETREDRAAWLEALRATKEMFPRMSTSEMVGSGDTAAAAAVSTERLKKRLQQEGVSDAAIADSERIVREEFEALHKQLVLLKQKQALSLTRSAT, encoded by the exons atggag GCACCACAGGAGGAGGCCGGCCATGGCGACACCGGATCTGGCATCTCCGGGGTCCTCTACAAGTGGGTCAACTACGGCCGCGGGTGGCGGCCCCGCTGGTTCGCGCTCAGCGACGGCGTGCTCTCCTACTACAAGATCCACGGGCCCGACCGCATCGACCTCTCCCGCGACACCGACCGCGGCGCCAAGGTCATCGGCGAGGACTCGCTCCGCCGCCTCGCGCGCCCCTCCTTCGCCTCCGCCCCCCACTCCAACGGCCACGGCCACCACCAGACGCCCCGCAAGCCCCTCGGCGAAATCCACCTCAAG GTGTCGACCGTCAGAGAGAGAAGATCGGACGACAGGAGGTTCTCCATCTTCTCGGGGACCAAGAGGCTGCACCTGCGGGCCGAGACGAGGGAGGACAGGGCCGCGTGGCTCGAGGCGCTCCGTGCCACCAAGGAGATGTTCCCGAGGATGTCCACCAGCGAGATGGTCGGGTCGGGGGACACTGCGGCGGCCGCGGCGGTCTCCACCGAGCGCCTGAAGAAGCGCCTGCAGCAGGAAGGGGTCAGCGATGCTGCCATTGCTGACAGCGAGAGGATCGTGCGGGAGGAGTTCGAAGCGCTGCACAAGCAGCTTGTGCTTCTCAAGCAGAAGCAGGCGCTATCCTTGACACGCTCCGCCACCTAG